From a single Ascaphus truei isolate aAscTru1 chromosome 2, aAscTru1.hap1, whole genome shotgun sequence genomic region:
- the GJD4 gene encoding gap junction delta-4 protein has product MLTMEYLDSLGFLIITFNYNVTAVGKIWLTIMILLRMAMIVFAGYPLYQDEQEKFTCNTLQPGCSNVCYDIFSPVSHSRYWLIQTVVVFLPYALFSVHVLHKVVNYIATTNDHHRKSNSSTYHGGGLHMQIPDFSLAYIVHLLLRALIEASFSAGQYFLFGVLVPKRFSCLQAPCTSSVDCYISRPTEKSLMMIFIWGTGVISLILSVVDLIYVIHRRRRSENLKRELLMLENDSLKGGCCSTTPPHTKLPETSEQVTMYPDCSPNHLDKIDEPNKGDSHSLPSCEGETASFQTEGSQQDMAKSNTNANSNTACSWQVSIISTSGNTPENEHHIITHRQPRSKKEHYSNPSLVNSTDSEKHPTSKSKKSEWV; this is encoded by the coding sequence GAAAGATCTGGCTTACAATAATGATCCTGCTCAGGATGGCTATGATTGTTTTTGCGGGGTACCCCCTTTATCAAGACGAACAGGAGAAATTTACCTGCAATACACTACAACCTGGGTGCTCCAATGTGTGCTATGACATCTTCTCTCCTGTGTCCCACAGCAGATACTGGCTTATACAGACCGTGGTGGTCTTTCTACCATATGCCTTATTTAGTGTCCATGTGTTACACAAAGTGGTTAACTACATAGCAACAACAAATGATCACCACAGGAAGAGTAACTCTTCCACCTATCATGGTGGGGGATTACATATGCAAATACCAGACTTCTCTTTGGCATATATTGTTCATCTCCTTCTGAGAGCTTTAATAGAGGCTAGTTTCAGTGCAGGGCAGTATTTCCTCTTTGGGGTTTTAGTTCCAAAGAGATTTAGCTGTTTACAAGCCCCATGTACCAGCAGTGTTGATTGCTACATCTCTAGACCAACTGAAAAATCCCTCATGATGATCTTTATCTGGGGAACTGGAGTAATTTCTCTGATTCTTAGTGTGGTGGACCTGATATATGTAATCCATAGAAGAAGAAGATCAGAGAACCTTAAGAGAGAGCTGTTGATGCTGGAAAATGATTCCCTCAAAGGTGGTTGCTGTTCAACCACACCTCCACATACAAAGTTACCTGAAACTTCGGAGCAAGTGACCATGTATCCTGATTGTTCTCCCAATCACCTTGACAAAATAGATGAGCCGAATAAGGGGGATTCCCACTCTCTGCCTTCATGTGAGGGAGAAACTGCTTCTTTTCAAACAGAAGGCTCACAGCAAGATATGGCGAAGTCTAATACGAATGCAAATAGCAATACAGCTTGTTCCTGGCAGGTTAGCATTATATCGACTAGTGGCAATACACCTGAAAATGAACATCATATAATCACTCACAGGCAGCCGAGATCTAAGAAAGAACATTATAGCAATCCTAGTCTGGTGAATTCAACCGATTCCGAAAAACACCCAACCTCTAAATCCAAAAAATCAGAGTGGGTTTAA